From a single Flavobacterium sp. genomic region:
- a CDS encoding AAA family ATPase — protein sequence MLIRFIVSNFMSFKEETEFNMLKSKGNGSRKLIEHVIETKSNVKVLKTAAIYGANAAGKSNLIKAISFLKSLVVSDVELLVPQSKRFRLDEKYINKSSTFRIEFEFDDQHFDYAVEIYKGKIVDEWLYLINSINNEKEELLYRRENRNVTFGDYFQKSSDLIYAEKFLKKELRDTQTVLNACYNVFDENKILDKAFNSFEKIKIFNPDTIDFDYASDILMNQKSNLFTKRLLLESKTGIEDLVSEKTKADLFFGYDDNDLKNELIDILENNNPENSDDKLRPVVHFVRKGSYNAFIKENNEYFVLILKTKHFNSNSLFDLDEESDGTNRLFELSPVFEQLIHEGNIVYLIDELERSMHPLLAKELLKMFSSSKTNKSQLIFTTHESHLLDDEFLRRDEIWFTEKKTDGSTEFYPLSNFNPRGDKVLERGYLQGRYGGIPFLGDFSKLVTEEIQY from the coding sequence ATGCTTATTCGTTTTATTGTTAGTAACTTCATGTCCTTTAAAGAAGAGACAGAATTCAACATGTTAAAGAGTAAAGGTAACGGTTCAAGAAAGCTTATTGAACATGTTATTGAAACAAAATCTAATGTCAAAGTTTTAAAAACAGCAGCTATATATGGCGCAAATGCAGCTGGGAAAAGCAATTTAATAAAAGCTATTTCCTTTTTAAAGTCTCTTGTTGTAAGTGATGTAGAACTATTAGTTCCTCAAAGCAAGAGATTTAGATTAGATGAAAAATATATAAATAAATCTTCAACATTTAGGATAGAATTTGAATTTGACGATCAACATTTTGATTATGCTGTTGAAATTTACAAAGGAAAAATTGTAGATGAATGGTTGTATTTAATCAATTCTATCAATAATGAAAAAGAAGAACTATTATATAGAAGAGAAAATCGCAATGTAACTTTCGGAGATTATTTTCAAAAGTCATCTGACTTAATTTACGCTGAAAAATTCTTAAAAAAAGAACTAAGAGACACACAAACTGTTTTAAATGCCTGCTATAATGTTTTTGATGAAAACAAAATTCTAGATAAAGCTTTTAATTCATTTGAAAAAATCAAAATTTTTAACCCAGATACGATTGATTTTGATTATGCCTCAGATATTCTGATGAATCAGAAATCAAATTTATTCACCAAAAGATTACTCTTAGAAAGCAAAACAGGAATTGAAGATTTAGTCTCAGAAAAAACAAAAGCCGATTTGTTTTTTGGATATGACGATAACGATTTGAAAAATGAATTAATTGATATTTTAGAAAATAATAATCCTGAAAATTCAGATGATAAGTTAAGACCAGTTGTTCATTTCGTTAGAAAAGGTAGTTATAATGCCTTTATTAAGGAAAATAACGAGTATTTTGTTTTAATCCTTAAAACAAAACATTTTAACTCAAATAGTTTATTTGATCTTGATGAAGAATCTGATGGCACTAATAGATTATTCGAACTATCACCTGTCTTTGAACAATTAATACATGAAGGTAATATTGTTTACTTAATAGATGAATTAGAAAGAAGTATGCACCCACTTTTAGCAAAAGAGTTGCTAAAAATGTTTTCATCATCAAAAACGAATAAAAGTCAACTAATATTCACAACTCATGAAAGTCATTTATTAGATGACGAATTTTTAAGAAGAGATGAAATATGGTTTACGGAGAAAAAGACAGATGGCAGTACTGAATTTTACCCATTAAGTAACTTTAATCCAAGGGGAGATAAAGTATTAGAAAGAGGTTATTTACAAGGAAGATATGGAGGAATTCCATTTTTAGGAGATTTTTCAAAATTAGTTACAGAAGAAATTCAGTACTAA
- a CDS encoding RloB family protein, with amino-acid sequence MERKKFKIDDYNKREPFKDATKFFVVYEGEKELNYFQLFNYLFLPPEKASIIHVLEKDTIVGSQPKKLIERADFFIKNPPKDISVTPSEDDKFRFVLDVDQHPADQFNELYEYCNKLNDANLYISNICFEVWLYFHLDKREKILSNSSSEMKTELGAKHTELKIKNYPRGYLTSERIKKAIEEAENADNDKTNFFPIKNSSKVYLLMQELLKHSILNEDVNNPETL; translated from the coding sequence ATGGAAAGAAAGAAATTTAAAATCGATGATTATAACAAAAGGGAGCCCTTTAAAGATGCTACCAAATTTTTTGTTGTATATGAAGGAGAAAAGGAGTTGAATTATTTTCAACTTTTCAACTATTTATTTTTACCTCCAGAAAAAGCAAGTATTATTCATGTATTAGAAAAAGACACTATAGTTGGTTCTCAACCCAAAAAATTAATTGAGAGAGCAGATTTCTTTATAAAAAACCCTCCAAAAGATATTTCCGTTACTCCTAGTGAAGATGATAAGTTTAGATTTGTTTTAGATGTAGATCAGCATCCTGCAGATCAATTTAATGAGCTTTATGAATATTGCAACAAATTAAATGATGCAAACTTATATATAAGCAATATTTGTTTTGAAGTTTGGTTATATTTTCACTTGGATAAAAGAGAGAAAATATTAAGTAATAGTAGCTCCGAAATGAAAACAGAATTAGGAGCAAAACATACTGAGTTAAAAATAAAAAATTATCCGAGAGGTTATTTAACATCTGAAAGAATAAAAAAAGCAATTGAAGAAGCAGAAAATGCTGATAATGATAAAACTAATTTTTTTCCAATCAAAAACTCTTCAAAAGTATATCTACTGATGCAAGAACTACTAAAACATTCTATTCTAAATGAAGACGTAAACAACCCTGAAACATTATAA
- a CDS encoding HAD family hydrolase: MNPKIIAFDADDTLWHNEPYFDEAQERFCVLFQDYASSQEILGLILNHQVKNLPLYGFGIKAFTLSMIETALQLTNHKISGKGIEQILAIGKDLLQKPVELLPNVTEVLEQLKGSHKLIVATKGDLKDQHRKLHDSGIGAYFHHIEVMSDKAELDYEKMLGRLDCKAQDFLMIGNSLKSDVLPVLNIGGHAIHIPYHTTWEYEKIDFEIEHDNFKSFTNITEILPLLK; encoded by the coding sequence ATGAACCCAAAAATAATCGCTTTCGACGCCGACGATACTTTATGGCACAACGAACCTTATTTCGATGAGGCACAAGAACGCTTTTGTGTTTTGTTTCAAGATTATGCTTCAAGTCAGGAAATTTTGGGATTGATATTGAATCATCAGGTTAAAAATTTGCCTTTGTATGGTTTCGGAATTAAAGCGTTTACCTTGTCGATGATTGAAACTGCTTTACAATTGACGAATCATAAAATTTCGGGAAAAGGAATTGAGCAAATTTTAGCTATTGGGAAAGATTTACTGCAAAAACCTGTCGAATTATTACCGAATGTAACTGAAGTTTTAGAACAATTAAAAGGAAGTCATAAATTAATTGTAGCTACAAAAGGTGATTTAAAAGATCAACATAGAAAATTACACGATTCTGGAATTGGCGCTTACTTTCATCATATCGAAGTCATGAGCGACAAAGCCGAATTGGATTATGAAAAAATGTTAGGTCGATTGGATTGTAAAGCGCAAGATTTTCTAATGATTGGAAATTCATTAAAATCAGACGTTTTACCAGTTTTAAATATTGGCGGACATGCGATTCACATTCCGTATCACACCACTTGGGAATACGAGAAAATTGATTTTGAAATTGAACACGATAATTTCAAATCGTTTACCAATATTACTGAAATCTTACCCTTACTAAAATGA
- a CDS encoding chloramphenicol acetyltransferase: MKQKIDISTWNRKEHFEFFCTFEEPFFGITTPIDMTIAYEKAKAMQIPFFVYYLHKTIAAVNQVENFRYRIEGNDVMLYDVIDASSTIMRDDKTFGFSFMKFHSDIHEFAKIVQTEIERIQITPGLFTREFSENIIHFSAIPWINYTGLTHSRSYTLHDSCPKVSFGKLNTENGKKSMSLAVMAHHGLVDGYHMGLFVEALQTELNK, translated from the coding sequence ATGAAGCAGAAAATAGACATCTCTACTTGGAATCGAAAAGAACATTTTGAATTTTTCTGTACTTTCGAAGAACCATTTTTTGGGATTACCACACCAATCGATATGACTATTGCTTATGAAAAGGCAAAAGCTATGCAAATTCCGTTTTTTGTTTATTATTTACACAAAACGATTGCTGCTGTAAACCAAGTGGAAAATTTCAGGTATCGAATTGAAGGAAATGATGTGATGCTTTATGACGTAATTGACGCTTCATCAACCATTATGCGCGATGATAAAACATTTGGTTTTTCGTTTATGAAATTTCATTCCGATATTCACGAATTTGCTAAAATCGTCCAAACGGAAATCGAAAGAATTCAAATTACACCTGGACTATTTACAAGAGAATTTTCCGAAAATATTATTCATTTTTCTGCTATTCCTTGGATTAATTATACAGGTTTAACCCATTCAAGAAGTTATACTTTGCACGATAGTTGCCCAAAAGTTTCTTTTGGAAAGTTAAATACAGAAAACGGAAAAAAATCAATGTCTTTAGCTGTAATGGCGCATCACGGTTTAGTTGACGGCTATCATATGGGATTATTTGTAGAAGCTTTACAAACAGAATTAAATAAATAA
- a CDS encoding HRDC domain-containing protein, translated as MQVKVFSIRLDNAFLEYDQQQLNAFLNSVTFKKSSTQFVESEEAHWSVIVHYESEEQEKPERLERKSYEDLNPKDKKVYGYLNQWRNEKSEALKLKKYMICLNSELIDLALYKPSNLDELQQIKGFGKQKSERFGEDILAILNAV; from the coding sequence ATGCAAGTTAAAGTATTTTCAATCCGTTTGGATAACGCATTTTTAGAGTACGATCAACAACAATTGAATGCTTTTTTAAATTCGGTTACGTTTAAAAAATCGAGCACACAATTTGTTGAAAGTGAAGAAGCACATTGGTCGGTAATTGTTCATTACGAATCAGAGGAACAAGAAAAACCAGAACGATTAGAGCGAAAATCTTACGAAGATTTGAATCCGAAAGACAAAAAAGTTTATGGTTATTTGAATCAGTGGAGAAACGAAAAATCGGAAGCTTTGAAACTGAAAAAATACATGATTTGTCTCAATTCAGAATTAATCGATTTAGCGCTATACAAGCCAAGCAACTTAGATGAATTACAACAAATTAAAGGTTTCGGAAAACAAAAATCGGAACGATTTGGAGAAGATATTTTAGCAATTTTGAATGCTGTTTAA
- a CDS encoding single-stranded DNA-binding protein encodes MKNSVQLIGHVGQEPEIKNLEGGKKLANISIATNEVYYKDNGDKVEQTQWHRVTAWGKTADIIERFVTKGKEIAIEGKLTHRSYDDKDGNKRFVTEVVANEILLIGK; translated from the coding sequence ATGAAAAACTCAGTACAATTAATCGGACACGTTGGTCAAGAACCAGAAATCAAAAACCTAGAAGGAGGAAAAAAATTAGCAAACATCAGCATCGCAACAAACGAAGTGTATTACAAAGACAACGGTGACAAAGTAGAACAAACGCAATGGCACCGTGTAACCGCTTGGGGCAAAACGGCTGATATTATCGAACGATTTGTAACCAAAGGCAAAGAAATTGCTATCGAAGGCAAATTAACACACAGAAGTTACGACGACAAAGACGGAAACAAACGTTTTGTTACCGAAGTTGTTGCAAACGAAATTTTGTTAATCGGTAAATAA
- a CDS encoding single-stranded DNA-binding protein translates to MKNRVQLIGHVGQEPEIKNLESGRVANFTIATNENYTNAKGEKVEQTEWHRVSAWGKTVDIIEKLVTKGSYVAIEGKLTHRSYDDKDGNKRYITEVVANELVLLNK, encoded by the coding sequence ATGAAAAACAGAGTACAATTAATCGGACATGTAGGTCAAGAACCAGAAATCAAAAACTTAGAATCTGGAAGAGTAGCAAACTTCACTATCGCTACGAATGAAAATTACACAAACGCCAAAGGTGAAAAAGTAGAACAAACCGAATGGCACCGCGTTTCCGCTTGGGGAAAAACTGTTGACATCATCGAAAAATTAGTAACCAAAGGAAGCTATGTAGCCATCGAAGGTAAATTAACTCACAGAAGCTACGACGACAAAGACGGAAACAAACGTTACATCACAGAAGTAGTTGCGAATGAATTAGTTTTATTAAACAAGTAA
- a CDS encoding four helix bundle protein, which translates to MDFKELLAYQKAFSLAMEIKKVSDSFPKEEKYALTDQVRRSSRSVCANIAEAYRKRRYINHFISKLTDSDGENSETSVWLDFALECNYLSKEQHIDMVVKSEEIGKLINYMILNPTRFGCKL; encoded by the coding sequence ATGGATTTCAAAGAATTATTAGCCTATCAAAAAGCTTTTTCATTAGCTATGGAAATTAAAAAAGTATCTGATTCATTTCCAAAAGAAGAAAAATACGCATTAACAGATCAAGTTAGAAGATCATCAAGAAGTGTATGTGCCAATATTGCGGAAGCTTACAGAAAGAGAAGATATATAAATCATTTTATAAGTAAGCTTACTGATTCAGATGGTGAAAATTCTGAAACTTCCGTTTGGTTAGATTTTGCTTTAGAATGTAATTATTTATCAAAGGAACAGCATATTGATATGGTTGTAAAATCCGAAGAAATTGGTAAATTAATTAATTATATGATTTTAAATCCAACAAGATTTGGTTGTAAATTATAA
- a CDS encoding DUF6265 family protein — MKKSLFQKSIYFLLFICSFSAFAQNTLNYNDEKGSPKATLQDVKWIVGNWTGEALGGICQETWSEPIGNSMMFSFKLVVDGKVAFYELGHIIEKDKTLLLQLKHFDGELKGWEKAEVSEDFRLVKITPTQVYFDKFTFEKISDNEINIYVVFEDSGKEMKFNFKK, encoded by the coding sequence ATGAAAAAATCACTCTTCCAAAAAAGTATTTATTTTTTACTTTTTATTTGTTCGTTTAGCGCATTTGCACAAAACACTCTGAATTATAACGATGAAAAAGGATCGCCAAAAGCTACTTTACAAGATGTAAAATGGATTGTAGGCAATTGGACAGGCGAAGCTTTAGGTGGCATTTGTCAAGAAACTTGGAGCGAACCGATTGGAAATTCGATGATGTTTAGCTTCAAACTAGTAGTCGATGGAAAAGTCGCTTTCTATGAATTGGGACACATTATTGAAAAAGACAAAACGCTGTTGTTACAACTAAAACACTTTGATGGCGAATTAAAAGGCTGGGAAAAAGCGGAAGTAAGCGAGGATTTTAGATTGGTAAAAATCACTCCAACACAGGTGTATTTCGATAAATTTACGTTTGAGAAAATTTCGGATAACGAAATCAATATTTACGTAGTTTTTGAAGATAGTGGTAAAGAAATGAAGTTTAATTTTAAGAAGTAA
- a CDS encoding SDR family oxidoreductase codes for MGIKISILGCGWLGLPLAKSLLAKGYVVKGSTTSESKLDLLKNAGILSFQIQLEEHQIIGNIEEFLKETDVLVIDIPPGLRREISTSNEMTFVNKVKTLIPFIEKSGIQKVIFVSSTSVYGDGFPIVEITEETKPNPDTESGKQLAITETLLQSNSHFKTTVIRFGGLLGDNRHPIKFLAGRTNVENPDAPVNMIEREDCIGIIEKILKYSETSEQHDNWGETFNAVAPQHPTRKAYYHKKAEIFNLPLPTFAEDSESKGKIISSEKVETILGYSFQKEI; via the coding sequence ATGGGAATAAAAATCTCCATACTCGGCTGTGGCTGGCTTGGTTTACCATTAGCCAAATCATTGCTTGCAAAAGGTTACGTAGTAAAAGGTTCTACGACTTCGGAAAGTAAGTTAGACCTGTTGAAAAACGCTGGAATTTTGTCTTTCCAAATTCAATTGGAAGAACATCAAATCATTGGAAATATAGAAGAATTTCTGAAAGAAACCGATGTTTTAGTGATTGATATTCCACCAGGGTTGAGAAGGGAAATTTCGACTTCCAACGAAATGACATTCGTAAATAAAGTAAAAACATTGATTCCGTTTATTGAAAAATCGGGCATTCAGAAAGTTATTTTTGTAAGTTCAACTTCCGTTTATGGTGATGGTTTTCCAATTGTTGAAATTACGGAAGAAACAAAACCAAATCCCGATACCGAAAGCGGAAAACAATTAGCAATTACAGAAACTCTTTTGCAATCAAATTCACATTTTAAAACTACTGTAATTCGTTTTGGTGGTTTGCTGGGAGACAATCGTCATCCTATAAAATTTTTGGCAGGAAGAACCAATGTTGAAAATCCAGATGCGCCAGTGAATATGATTGAAAGAGAAGATTGCATTGGAATTATTGAAAAGATACTGAAATATTCCGAAACTTCGGAACAGCATGACAATTGGGGAGAAACCTTCAACGCTGTCGCACCTCAGCATCCAACACGTAAAGCATATTATCATAAAAAAGCTGAAATATTCAATTTGCCATTGCCTACCTTTGCGGAAGATTCAGAATCGAAAGGCAAAATTATTTCTAGTGAAAAAGTAGAAACGATTTTAGGCTATTCGTTCCAAAAAGAAATTTAG
- a CDS encoding DMT family transporter: MAYFSVFHNYIQQKKNAIGLPILALIWTSFFWGTTWIASKEGIKHMPPMQLVALRQLFGGLLYLLYFLIKKHPWPNKRQWRNIFVLSVLNFMLSNGLSTWGVKYISSGLGAIIGSVFPLWIVIISLFRGQKTSWKAVVGMIVAFAGICVIFYDYLNDFLRPEFRFGILLSVIATFTWALSSLYIKENKTNFNPYFSLGLQMLISSIVISSVIEFNGTSVPLSEIPAISWWSIAYLAIVGSVLTFIAFIYTLENLPTEISSLYAYINPMVALFFGYLLFNEPLTPAIVIGGTITIIGLYLVNRAIKKK, translated from the coding sequence ATGGCGTATTTTAGCGTGTTTCACAATTACATCCAACAAAAGAAAAATGCGATTGGCTTGCCCATTTTAGCATTAATTTGGACTAGCTTTTTCTGGGGAACCACTTGGATTGCTTCCAAAGAAGGTATCAAACACATGCCTCCGATGCAATTGGTAGCACTGCGTCAACTTTTTGGTGGATTATTGTACTTACTTTATTTCTTAATCAAAAAACATCCTTGGCCAAATAAACGTCAATGGAGAAATATTTTCGTTTTGAGTGTCTTAAATTTCATGCTAAGTAACGGCTTGAGTACTTGGGGCGTGAAATATATTTCGAGTGGTTTGGGAGCGATTATTGGTTCTGTTTTTCCACTTTGGATTGTCATTATCAGTTTGTTTCGAGGTCAAAAAACTTCTTGGAAAGCAGTGGTGGGAATGATTGTTGCGTTTGCTGGTATTTGCGTGATTTTCTACGATTACCTCAACGATTTCTTACGACCTGAATTCCGATTTGGGATTTTACTTTCTGTAATTGCTACGTTTACTTGGGCGTTATCATCTCTATATATTAAAGAAAACAAGACCAATTTTAATCCGTATTTTAGTTTGGGATTGCAAATGTTGATATCGAGTATTGTGATTTCGAGCGTCATTGAATTTAATGGCACTTCAGTTCCGTTGAGTGAAATTCCTGCTATTTCTTGGTGGTCGATTGCTTATTTGGCTATTGTAGGTTCGGTGTTGACGTTTATTGCTTTTATTTATACTTTGGAAAACTTACCAACTGAAATCAGCAGTTTGTATGCATACATTAATCCGATGGTGGCGTTGTTTTTTGGCTATTTGTTGTTTAATGAACCTTTAACTCCTGCAATTGTCATTGGCGGAACAATAACCATTATTGGACTTTATTTAGTGAATCGAGCGATTAAGAAAAAATAA
- a CDS encoding M13 family metallopeptidase, with the protein MNKFILKGSFGFLFLSVALFSCKSSQEATAKKESVGINVGYMDKSTNPADDFNRYVNGTWLDKTEIPADRTRWGSFDELRKNTDDDVMAILKEAIKDKSIDPNSDQAKAINLYKTVLDTVSRNKAGIDPLKPYLAKINSVQNADELVALLAEMEPEMGLGFFGSYIGADAKNSNKNVIYVGTGSLGLPDRDYYVSDAPDNKEKREKYLTHIARMLKFIGESEDVANVNAKKILALETKMSTATLDRVQRRDRRNTYNPMSFADLQKLAPTVKWDAYFQTVGMGKVDSLVVSQPKYLQTVETILKDNQVEDWKAYMRWTALRGSAGLLSTDIENANFEFYGKTLTGAVKQRPAEERALATVNGRLGEALGKLYVAKKFPPEAKEKAQAMIANVMKAFDNRIDNLPWMTKATKENAKIKLNKFRVKIGYPDKWKDYSALEMKSPEQGGTYFDNSRMYARWSHKKNMEKIGKPVDKEEWGMSPQTVNAYFSPTNNEIVFPAAILQPPFYDYRADEAVNYGGIGAVIGHEISHGFDDSGSRYNADGNLVNWWSEDDLKQFTTLGSALADQYSALEPLPGIFVDGKFTLGENIGDLGGVNAAYDGLQIYLKANKNPGLIDGFTPEQRFFISWATIWRSKMRDEAIKNQVKTDSHSPGMYRAYVPLQNVEAFYKAFNILPHNGMYLPFEKRVKIW; encoded by the coding sequence ATGAATAAATTTATCTTAAAAGGTAGTTTCGGCTTCCTTTTTTTATCAGTAGCATTATTTTCTTGTAAGTCATCACAAGAAGCAACGGCAAAAAAAGAATCCGTAGGAATCAATGTTGGTTATATGGATAAATCTACAAATCCAGCCGATGATTTCAATCGTTATGTAAATGGAACTTGGTTAGATAAAACCGAAATTCCTGCCGATAGAACCCGTTGGGGAAGTTTTGATGAATTGCGTAAAAACACCGATGACGATGTAATGGCTATTTTGAAAGAAGCCATCAAAGACAAGTCTATCGATCCAAATTCAGATCAAGCAAAAGCTATTAATTTGTACAAAACAGTGTTAGACACGGTAAGTAGAAATAAAGCAGGAATTGACCCTTTAAAACCTTATTTGGCTAAAATTAATAGTGTTCAAAACGCAGATGAACTAGTTGCTTTATTGGCCGAAATGGAACCAGAAATGGGATTAGGTTTCTTCGGAAGTTACATTGGTGCCGATGCTAAAAATAGTAACAAAAACGTAATCTATGTTGGAACCGGAAGCCTTGGTTTACCTGATAGAGATTACTACGTTTCTGATGCGCCTGACAACAAAGAAAAACGCGAAAAATACCTGACTCACATAGCAAGAATGTTAAAATTCATTGGTGAATCTGAAGATGTTGCTAACGTTAATGCAAAGAAAATTCTAGCTTTAGAGACTAAAATGTCAACCGCAACTTTAGACCGTGTTCAAAGAAGAGACAGAAGAAATACATACAATCCAATGTCTTTTGCTGATTTACAAAAATTAGCACCAACCGTTAAATGGGATGCTTATTTTCAAACCGTTGGAATGGGTAAAGTAGATTCTTTAGTAGTTTCGCAACCCAAATATTTACAAACGGTTGAAACTATTTTAAAAGACAACCAAGTAGAAGATTGGAAAGCCTACATGCGATGGACAGCATTAAGAGGTTCAGCAGGGTTATTGTCAACTGATATTGAAAATGCAAATTTTGAGTTTTATGGAAAAACCTTAACAGGAGCTGTAAAACAACGCCCAGCTGAAGAAAGAGCTTTAGCAACCGTTAATGGAAGATTAGGAGAAGCATTAGGTAAATTGTACGTAGCTAAAAAATTCCCACCTGAAGCGAAAGAAAAAGCACAAGCTATGATTGCTAACGTTATGAAAGCTTTCGATAATCGTATCGATAATTTACCTTGGATGACAAAAGCTACTAAGGAAAACGCAAAAATCAAATTAAATAAATTCCGAGTAAAAATTGGATATCCTGATAAATGGAAAGATTATTCTGCATTAGAAATGAAATCTCCAGAACAAGGTGGAACGTATTTTGATAATTCAAGAATGTACGCCAGATGGAGCCACAAGAAAAACATGGAAAAAATTGGAAAGCCAGTAGACAAAGAAGAATGGGGAATGTCGCCTCAAACAGTAAATGCATATTTTAGTCCAACCAATAACGAAATTGTTTTTCCAGCTGCGATTTTACAACCACCTTTTTATGATTATAGAGCCGATGAAGCAGTTAATTATGGCGGAATTGGCGCTGTAATTGGTCACGAAATTTCGCATGGTTTTGACGATTCAGGTTCTAGATACAATGCGGATGGAAATTTAGTGAATTGGTGGAGCGAAGACGATTTGAAACAATTCACAACATTAGGAAGTGCTTTAGCCGACCAATATTCAGCATTAGAACCATTACCAGGAATTTTTGTTGATGGAAAATTCACTTTAGGTGAAAATATAGGAGATTTAGGTGGAGTTAATGCAGCTTACGATGGATTACAAATCTATTTGAAAGCAAACAAAAATCCAGGGTTAATCGACGGATTTACGCCAGAGCAACGTTTCTTCATTTCTTGGGCAACTATTTGGAGAAGTAAAATGAGAGATGAAGCCATCAAAAATCAAGTTAAAACCGATTCACATTCACCAGGAATGTATCGTGCTTATGTGCCGTTACAAAATGTGGAAGCGTTCTATAAAGCGTTCAATATTTTACCACACAACGGTATGTATTTGCCTTTTGAGAAACGCGTGAAAATTTGGTAA